The window CCGAAGGGGGAGATGCTGGAAGGGGAGAGGGCCTTCGCGGCCTTCCTGAAGGACCGGGCCCTCGCCTTCCTGGCCGAACGGCCTCTCGATTTCTCGGGCATCTGGTTCCTGCCGGAGGTGCGTTCGGCCGCGGCCGCCGACACGCGGAAACAGGCCGAGGAGACGGGCGACTGGGCCCGCCTGATCGAGGAGGAGAACGCCGCGCTGCGGAAGGAGGTGGAGGAAGCGAGGAAGGAGGCCCAGCAGTTCTGCGACCTCGCTTCCGCCGCCGAACGTCAGATGGCCGCCGTGGTGGAAGAGAACAAGCGCCTGAGGGCCGCCCTCGACGCCGCCCGGGCCGCTCTCATGGCCAAGACGGGCGAAGATCCCGACGACGCGGCGGAGCGCCCGCAGCGCTACGAGGACATTCCGACCTGGGTCACGAAGGTCCTGGCCGGCCGCCTGATCCTCCATCCCCGGGCGGAGAACGCCCTCAAGAAGGCCCAATACGAGGATGTCGGTCTCGTCGTCGAGGCGCTTCTCCTGCTGGCACGGGAATACCGGGATGCCCGGATCGGGGGAGGCTCATTGAAGGACTTCGAGGCGAAAGCGGCCGCCTTGCACCTGCGGTTCTCGGGTTCCATCGAGAAAAGCCGGGCGGGCCAGGAGGGGGAGGAGTACTTCGTGGCCTACCCCTTTGGAAGCTCCCACCGGCGCTTCCTGGAGTGTCACCTGAGGAAGGGATCCAGCACAGACCCCCGCCGTTGCCTGGCCATCTATTTCTTCTGGGACGATGACACCCGCCAGGTCGTGGTGGGCTGGCTACCCTCCCACCTCGACAACCGGATGACGTAGAATCGGGCGCTGTAAGAAAGTTCGTGCAGGACAGCGGTAGGACCCATGGATCGGTCGCACTACCATCGAGGATGGCTCCCGGATTCTTCAAGCCTTTCCGGCGGAGGTCATGGAGACTCTGGAGGTCTGATGTAGGACCGAATGGTAGCCGACTGGAGGCCGCATGGCTAAGAGCGAGCAGGAGACAACGGCCCTCAAGGTGGCGATGGACCATTGGCGCGAGGTAGTAGGTTGTTCCTGCAAGCCCGCTTCAGGGCCGAAGGGCAAGGGGTACGACCTGGGGTGCGACCATCGCCACGTGGAACTCAAGGGCACGAAGAAGTCGAGGCCGGGCTTCCGGATCCTGACCTCAGGCGAATTCGACGCGGCGCGGAAGGACCCGCTCTTCGAATTGTGGATCGTCTCCGACATCCACGAGGGGAAGGGATCGCTCCACATCGTCGGGCGGGAAGACGTCCTTTCGTCGGCGATTCCCGTGCTGCACTGGCGCCTCCCGCTTGGAACCAGGAGGCTCAGCGGTTACCGGCGCGCCCGAATCACGAATAGGAGCAGGGGGAGGCAGGCCTGAAAAGATCACATGAGGGGAGATGGTTCCTGCGACGCCGGCGCTTTCCTGGGGCGGCTTGAGGGGCGACTGCGGTTCTCTGACACGAGGAGAAAGGTGTAGCCTGAGATCTTCTGGGAAGGGGGGATGGGCCATGGGCGGGTTCCGGTTCTGTGGTGCGGTGTTGGCGGTGGTGCTGTGCGTGGCGCATTTCGGGCAGGAGGCGGGGGCCGGGCCAGGTGTGCCGCCCCCGGAGCGCTTCGACGGGATCTTCGCCAACCACGGCGGCGCTCTGCCGTCCTTGCAGGCGAAGTTCTGCTCGTTCCGGGTGGAGGAGTGGTCGAGCGAGGAAGAGATCCTCAACCTTGCGAAGGCTCTTGCTCGGGGGGGCCTGTCCGGCGCGAGAGACTTCCTCTGGAGTTTGAAGCCCAAGGCGACCTTCTATCTGGGCAATTCCCCGTCGGTGTACTTTCAGGTGGTCTTTTCGGCGCCCCTCCAGGACGGCTCGCGCGGGATCTGGGCCATCACGGGCGACCAGCTCGGGTTTCTTTCCACGGGCGACGCCCGCGCGAAGCGGTACCCGTTCGGCGCGATCCAGATCCGGTTGAACCAGGACGGGAAGGGGGAAGGGGACATGATCGGGGCCGCGGCCCTGGAGATCAATCCCGCCGGTTCGCTGGAGATCAAGAGCTACGGCACGCCGCCCTTCCGGCTCCTGGATCTGGTGGCAAAGCCGTACAAACCCAAGCGGGCAGCCGCTCGATAAGAAGGACCGGTCGCCGGGCCAATGAAATAGGTCGAACGAAATAGGTGGCTGTCCCTAGTTTTCCGTTCATGCCGTTGCGGATTTCTCTACCGCGGGCGCTCCGGTACAATACCCCCAGTTGACTTGAACTCGTGCTTCCGAGGGGAGGGGCGGATGGTTCCTCTGGCTCTGGCGCTGTCGGGGGGCGGCTCTCGCGCGGCG is drawn from Acidobacteriota bacterium and contains these coding sequences:
- a CDS encoding DUF3883 domain-containing protein, whose product is MAKSEQETTALKVAMDHWREVVGCSCKPASGPKGKGYDLGCDHRHVELKGTKKSRPGFRILTSGEFDAARKDPLFELWIVSDIHEGKGSLHIVGREDVLSSAIPVLHWRLPLGTRRLSGYRRARITNRSRGRQA